In Halapricum desulfuricans, a single window of DNA contains:
- a CDS encoding methyltransferase family protein produces MAGTLVIGSLALALLAETAEIAALAVSVRWPDRRMWPPGEIDRRWLFYWGNTAVVVGALSAVAFHDAESWVFAGLVWDVLGGGLVVVGGALAVWAGRTLRLRESVGLDGSLVTDGPYRYSRNPQLVGIGLVAIGVLVAVNSTLLTVGAIPGVIWLWLLPVAEEPWLGEQFGEEYRAYQRTVPRFVGWRTIDRLLDR; encoded by the coding sequence GTGGCCGGAACGCTCGTGATCGGTTCGCTCGCGCTCGCACTGCTCGCTGAAACGGCCGAAATCGCTGCGCTAGCGGTGAGCGTCCGCTGGCCGGATCGACGAATGTGGCCCCCTGGCGAGATCGACCGTCGGTGGCTATTCTACTGGGGAAATACCGCGGTCGTGGTCGGTGCACTCAGCGCCGTCGCGTTCCACGACGCGGAGAGCTGGGTCTTTGCCGGACTGGTCTGGGACGTCCTCGGAGGTGGGCTCGTAGTTGTTGGTGGCGCACTCGCTGTCTGGGCTGGACGGACACTCCGGTTGCGCGAAAGTGTCGGCCTCGACGGGTCACTTGTCACTGACGGTCCGTACCGCTACTCGCGCAACCCGCAGCTCGTCGGCATTGGTTTGGTGGCGATCGGTGTCCTCGTCGCCGTGAACTCGACACTGCTGACTGTCGGTGCGATTCCGGGCGTGATCTGGCTCTGGTTGTTACCTGTGGCCGAAGAGCCGTGGCTGGGCGAACAGTTCGGCGAGGAATATCGCGCGTATCAGCGGACAGTCCCACGATTCGTGGGCTGGCGCACGATCGACCGGCTGCTTGATCGATGA
- a CDS encoding aldo/keto reductase: MESVTVQGTAVPMLGLGTYQLRGDACVQTVREAIEMGYRHIDTAEYYNNQREVGQGIAAADVDREDIFLTTKVWRSNLAHDDVLQSVQESLDKLGVETVDLLLIHWPSQSVPVGETLTAMEQLQTEGKVRHIGVSNFSVEQLREAMQVAESPVLTNQVKYHPFHSQAELVEFCIEHDVLLTAYSPLAKGDVVGNETLATIGERYGKSAAQVALRWLLQQEVVAAIPKAASRAHLEENMAVFDFELTDAEMERIFELQDGLIAALRDRLGL, from the coding sequence ATGGAGTCCGTAACCGTTCAGGGTACTGCGGTCCCGATGTTAGGGCTTGGCACGTATCAGCTACGGGGCGATGCGTGTGTCCAGACGGTGCGCGAGGCCATCGAGATGGGGTATCGGCATATCGACACAGCCGAATACTACAACAACCAGCGCGAGGTCGGCCAGGGTATTGCGGCCGCCGATGTCGATCGAGAAGACATCTTTCTCACGACGAAAGTGTGGCGGTCGAACCTGGCCCATGACGACGTGCTGCAGTCTGTCCAGGAGAGTCTCGACAAACTCGGGGTGGAGACTGTCGATCTCTTGCTGATTCACTGGCCGAGTCAGTCGGTTCCCGTGGGTGAGACGCTTACCGCAATGGAACAGTTACAGACGGAAGGCAAAGTACGTCATATCGGCGTCAGTAACTTCTCAGTCGAGCAGTTGCGGGAGGCGATGCAAGTGGCTGAGAGCCCGGTGCTGACCAACCAGGTGAAGTATCATCCGTTCCACAGCCAGGCCGAGCTCGTCGAGTTCTGCATCGAGCATGACGTGCTGCTCACCGCCTATAGTCCATTAGCGAAGGGGGACGTCGTCGGCAACGAGACGTTGGCGACGATCGGCGAGCGATACGGGAAGTCCGCCGCACAGGTCGCACTGCGCTGGTTGCTCCAGCAAGAGGTGGTGGCGGCGATTCCAAAGGCCGCTAGCCGAGCGCATCTCGAAGAGAATATGGCAGTGTTCGACTTCGAACTCACCGACGCGGAGATGGAACGCATCTTTGAGTTGCAGGACGGGCTTATCGCTGCTCTCCGTGATCGACTCGGACTCTGA
- a CDS encoding ABC transporter ATP-binding protein, with amino-acid sequence MGDATSTGQEPGDRSRKEATLAGPTENGARDGLGEMATTAVGEHALVVNGVSKRFGDGESAVIAVDDVSFTVQQGAVVGLLGPNGAGKTTLIKSILGMVLPDEGSVEIFGTDASDGRRGAYIDVDAMLEGARNDYWRLTVRENLRYFATISGVDPDSVTARHDRLLNRLGLGDHADTAVRNLSRGMKQKVSLASVLAGGAKLIFLDEPTLGLDVESSRTLRTELTRLAREEGLTIFISSHNMTVIEDVCDRVIVMSAGQIVADGTVEELLGSADRNAIRITSADIDDHVVNRLESAFTLLSVETVDGSRRVELEAVGEELYTLMDTLRDAGVTVEQLHTVEPDLEDVFVSLTGDTQGLRGPSEGERSL; translated from the coding sequence ATGGGCGACGCTACGTCGACCGGCCAGGAACCGGGTGATCGGAGCCGTAAGGAGGCCACACTGGCTGGTCCGACAGAGAATGGCGCTCGCGACGGTCTCGGGGAGATGGCTACCACTGCTGTCGGCGAGCATGCGCTGGTTGTCAACGGTGTCTCCAAACGGTTTGGCGACGGAGAAAGCGCGGTTATTGCCGTTGACGACGTGAGTTTTACAGTCCAACAGGGCGCTGTCGTTGGGCTACTTGGTCCTAACGGTGCGGGAAAAACGACGCTGATCAAATCCATTCTCGGGATGGTGCTGCCGGACGAGGGATCGGTGGAGATCTTCGGGACTGACGCGAGCGATGGCCGGCGCGGGGCCTACATCGACGTGGACGCGATGCTCGAAGGGGCACGCAACGACTACTGGCGACTCACTGTCAGAGAGAATCTGCGGTACTTTGCGACGATCAGCGGGGTCGATCCCGATTCGGTCACGGCCCGACACGACCGACTCCTGAATCGGCTCGGGCTTGGCGACCACGCCGACACCGCTGTCCGGAACCTCTCACGTGGGATGAAGCAAAAGGTGTCGCTGGCGAGCGTGCTTGCGGGTGGCGCGAAACTCATCTTTCTCGACGAGCCGACGCTCGGCCTGGACGTCGAGAGTTCTCGCACGCTTCGGACCGAGCTGACGCGACTCGCCCGTGAAGAAGGGCTGACGATCTTCATCAGCAGCCACAATATGACTGTCATCGAGGACGTCTGTGATCGCGTGATCGTGATGTCGGCGGGCCAGATCGTCGCTGACGGCACCGTCGAGGAGTTGTTGGGCAGTGCCGACCGCAACGCGATCCGAATCACCAGCGCGGACATCGACGATCACGTCGTGAATCGACTCGAAAGCGCGTTCACGCTACTAAGCGTCGAGACGGTCGACGGGAGTCGTCGCGTCGAACTGGAAGCGGTTGGTGAGGAACTGTACACGCTGATGGACACACTCCGTGATGCGGGAGTCACAGTCGAGCAACTCCACACCGTCGAGCCCGATCTTGAGGACGTGTTCGTCAGCCTGACTGGTGACACGCA